In one Nostoc sp. KVJ3 genomic region, the following are encoded:
- a CDS encoding potassium channel family protein yields the protein MHTPPSTNPNKPQDLFLVCGLQSLGQHCVAVLKEYDVKVIAIEDVQPEHWEVSEVPSLLEKLIIGDCRQPSVLEQAGIRQCRSILLVTRDERINIEAAFAARRLNPHVRLIVRSDKQNFNKLLSENLGNFVAFEPTHLSAHSFALASLASEAIGYFTLEGQLLQISKHQVQAKDSWCNGKPVHRLNLTTRRILSHTTVSSDPLKELFACDPEAEVQVGDILVYIEIAYELTFSEQHTKKSNRQQWQWQEFVQGITAKNFKDKIVQLWQSYYQSQNQIRRIATIYAITVIILWLVAIILYRLYFPNINLQEAFYGTAVLLLGGYGDLFGGVKFRSQPEPSVDMPWWLRFFSLGLTLTGQAFVGVLYALVTDALVTSRFQFFNSRPPVPQRKHIVIIGLNRLGQRVASLLQELNQPLVGIHDTTLDQETLPDMPLIIGNATEVLTKANLSHAKSIVLVGDDNMENLEIGLMAHAMNPTTNLIIRSQDRHFSDNIAPLFPYAQVLCGAALSAEVFACAAFGENVLSLFHLSEQIVMVTEYKIEEGDTLNSLLLSEIASGYSVVPILYHKYRRDNYSLMPWYDVKLYAGDRLIVLATSSSLQRIEWGEMLPRLWQVQIEKALTTNAIIYGAEEIVLITGCSLATARQWMNNLPGVLPIQLYKHQAQRLVRALKKIQVLANVIFIGQGSSST from the coding sequence GTGCATACCCCTCCTAGCACCAATCCCAATAAACCCCAAGACCTTTTCTTAGTATGCGGACTCCAAAGTTTAGGGCAACATTGTGTTGCAGTCCTAAAGGAATACGATGTTAAAGTCATTGCCATTGAAGATGTACAACCCGAACATTGGGAAGTCTCAGAAGTCCCAAGCTTACTAGAAAAGTTAATCATAGGAGATTGCCGTCAGCCAAGTGTTTTAGAACAGGCAGGTATAAGGCAATGTCGTTCAATACTTTTAGTCACAAGAGACGAGCGGATAAATATAGAAGCAGCCTTTGCAGCACGGCGACTTAATCCGCATGTTCGCTTAATTGTACGTTCTGACAAACAAAACTTCAACAAACTTTTATCCGAAAACTTAGGTAATTTTGTTGCCTTTGAGCCTACCCATCTTTCCGCTCATTCTTTTGCTTTAGCATCTCTTGCATCTGAAGCCATCGGTTATTTTACCTTAGAGGGGCAACTATTGCAAATAAGCAAGCATCAGGTACAAGCGAAGGATAGTTGGTGCAATGGTAAGCCAGTACATAGACTCAATCTCACGACTCGCCGCATCTTGAGTCACACAACCGTTTCATCCGATCCACTCAAAGAATTATTTGCGTGTGACCCCGAAGCAGAAGTGCAAGTAGGAGACATACTTGTTTACATTGAGATTGCATACGAACTGACTTTCTCTGAGCAACATACAAAGAAATCTAATCGCCAACAGTGGCAGTGGCAAGAGTTTGTTCAAGGCATCACAGCGAAGAATTTTAAGGATAAAATAGTACAACTTTGGCAATCTTACTACCAAAGCCAAAATCAAATCCGGCGAATTGCGACAATCTATGCAATTACTGTAATCATCCTCTGGTTGGTTGCAATAATTCTTTACCGTTTGTATTTTCCTAACATCAACCTGCAAGAAGCTTTCTATGGGACAGCAGTTTTGCTCTTGGGAGGATATGGAGATTTATTTGGCGGTGTTAAGTTTAGATCGCAACCAGAACCCTCAGTCGATATGCCTTGGTGGTTGCGGTTCTTTAGCCTGGGACTCACATTGACAGGTCAAGCTTTTGTAGGAGTATTATATGCACTTGTCACTGATGCACTTGTCACTTCAAGATTCCAGTTTTTTAATTCTCGTCCTCCCGTACCACAACGCAAACATATAGTAATTATTGGCTTAAATCGCTTGGGACAGAGAGTTGCTAGTCTTTTGCAAGAACTCAACCAGCCGTTAGTAGGAATTCATGATACCACCCTCGACCAAGAGACTTTACCAGATATGCCCCTGATTATTGGCAATGCTACCGAAGTACTCACTAAGGCGAATCTCTCCCATGCTAAAAGTATCGTGTTAGTTGGGGATGATAACATGGAAAATCTGGAAATTGGTTTGATGGCTCATGCAATGAACCCAACCACTAACTTGATTATCCGCTCTCAAGATCGCCATTTTAGTGATAATATCGCCCCTCTGTTTCCCTATGCTCAAGTTTTGTGTGGCGCGGCTTTGTCGGCGGAAGTCTTTGCTTGTGCGGCCTTTGGGGAAAATGTTCTGAGCTTGTTTCACTTGAGCGAGCAAATAGTTATGGTGACGGAATACAAGATTGAAGAAGGTGATACTCTCAATAGCTTGCTTCTATCTGAAATAGCCTCTGGCTACAGTGTTGTGCCGATTCTCTACCATAAATATCGGCGAGACAATTATTCGTTGATGCCTTGGTATGATGTTAAACTTTATGCTGGCGATCGCTTGATTGTTTTAGCCACAAGTAGTAGTTTGCAGCGAATCGAATGGGGTGAAATGCTGCCTCGCCTTTGGCAGGTGCAGATCGAAAAAGCTCTGACTACAAATGCTATTATCTATGGCGCTGAAGAAATAGTTTTGATTACAGGATGCAGTTTAGCTACCGCTAGGCAATGGATGAATAATTTACCTGGAGTGTTGCCAATACAACTTTATAAACATCAAGCTCAACGTCTTGTGCGGGCGCTAAAAAAAATACAAGTTTTGGCAAATGTAATTTTTATTGGGCAAGGCAGTAGCTCGACTTGA
- a CDS encoding glucosamine-6-phosphate deaminase, with translation MLAATNFFYVDDLLVQIYNSEVEIAQDVAEIAQKYLQQVLKQQDTAAVLLATGNSQLKFLDALIALGGVDWSRIILFHLDEYLGITADHSASFRRYMRERVEKRVFPKQFHYIQGDALQPVAECDRYTKLLQAQPIDLCCLGVGENGHLAFNDPSVANFQDPYSVKLVKLDVVNRQQQVSTGHFPNLETVPQYAFTVTIPTICSAKKIICLAPEKRKANVVKQMLQGAMSTECPASILRQQSQATLFLDVNSASLL, from the coding sequence ATGCTAGCTGCGACAAACTTTTTTTATGTTGATGATTTACTGGTGCAGATTTACAACTCTGAAGTCGAAATAGCCCAGGATGTCGCCGAAATCGCCCAAAAGTATTTACAGCAAGTTCTCAAACAACAGGATACAGCAGCCGTATTATTAGCAACAGGTAACTCCCAACTCAAATTTCTCGATGCTTTGATTGCATTGGGTGGTGTAGATTGGTCACGGATTATTCTGTTCCATCTAGATGAATATTTGGGAATTACTGCCGATCATTCTGCGAGTTTCCGGCGCTATATGCGAGAACGGGTAGAAAAGCGGGTTTTTCCTAAGCAATTTCACTATATACAAGGTGATGCATTGCAACCAGTGGCAGAGTGCGATCGCTACACCAAATTATTGCAAGCACAACCAATAGACTTATGCTGTCTTGGTGTTGGCGAAAATGGACATTTGGCTTTTAACGATCCATCAGTAGCAAATTTTCAAGATCCTTATAGTGTAAAGCTTGTGAAGCTGGATGTGGTGAACCGTCAGCAACAAGTAAGCACAGGTCACTTTCCAAATCTAGAAACTGTCCCACAATATGCTTTTACTGTCACCATCCCAACGATTTGTTCAGCTAAAAAAATTATCTGTCTGGCTCCAGAAAAACGTAAAGCGAATGTGGTAAAACAAATGTTGCAAGGAGCTATGAGTACAGAATGTCCGGCTTCTATTCTCCGTCAACAATCCCAAGCAACGTTATTTTTGGATGTCAATTCTGCTAGTTTGCTGTGA
- a CDS encoding M67 family metallopeptidase: MIRLSQEHLQTIRTHAENTYPDECCGIILGHLASEDKIVVEVMPTENAWNTEAATEFLGEDTAESKRRQYTIAPEVMLKTQKEARDRSLNIIGIFHSHPDHPAIPSECDRLYAWQGYSYIIVSVQNGKAGELQSWSLDKDRQFQAEAIENIK, encoded by the coding sequence ATGATCCGACTTAGCCAAGAACACTTACAAACTATCCGCACCCATGCCGAAAACACTTATCCAGATGAGTGTTGCGGTATAATTTTGGGCCATCTGGCTAGTGAGGACAAAATTGTGGTCGAAGTTATGCCAACAGAAAATGCCTGGAATACAGAAGCGGCTACTGAGTTTCTAGGAGAAGATACAGCAGAAAGTAAAAGACGGCAATATACGATCGCACCCGAAGTTATGCTAAAAACACAAAAGGAAGCACGCGATCGCTCACTGAACATTATCGGCATTTTTCACTCGCACCCAGATCATCCTGCTATCCCCTCAGAATGCGATCGCCTATACGCTTGGCAAGGATACTCATATATAATAGTTTCCGTCCAAAACGGTAAAGCTGGAGAACTCCAAAGTTGGAGCCTTGATAAGGATCGCCAGTTCCAAGCAGAGGCAATTGAAAATATAAAATAA